The following proteins come from a genomic window of Kitasatospora sp. NBC_01246:
- the lon gene encoding endopeptidase La, whose translation MASTSTPLTLPVLPLDDEVVLPGMVVPLDLKDTEVRAAVEAARAAAAGAGKPQVLLVPRVDGSYAAVGTLATVEQVGRLADGEPAALVRAVRRVRIGVGTTGPGAALWVETTPFRESSEGTPVAGRAAELVREYKVLSTQWLRKRGAWQIVDRVAQIEGVGELADNIGYASFVTAEQKLKVLLEADQVARLEYALTLLRDHLAEEEVNDTIRKDVEEGVAKQQKEFLLRRQLEAVRKELAELNGDPADEEGDYRARVEAADLPGKVREAALKEVDKLERASDQSPEGSWIRTWLDTVLELPWNERTEDAYDIAGARAVLDADHSGLGDVKDRIVEYLAVRKRRADQGLGLVGGRRGGAVLALVGPPGVGKTSLGESVARAMGRTFVRVALGGVRDEAEIRGHRRTYVGALPGRLVRAIKEAGSMNPVVLLDEIDKVGSDYRGDPAAALLEVLDPAQNHTFRDHYLEVELDLSDVVFLATANVLEAIPEALLDRMELVRLDGYTEDEKVVIARDHLLPRQLEKAGLTSEEVSVEEEALRKLAGEYTREAGVRTLERSIARVLRKIAAQAELGERELPAAIGAGELRALIGRPHHVPEAAQEPAERRTAVPGVATGLAVTGAGGDVLYIEASLADAETGGTGLTLTGQLGDVMKESAHIALSYLRSRGAELELPVTSLRDRGVHLHVPAGAVPKDGPSAGITMTTALASLLSGRRVRTDVAMTGEVSLTGRVLPIGGVKQKLLAADRAGVSTVIIPKRNEADLDDVPAEVLERLTVHPVADVREVLELALEPAEVLVAA comes from the coding sequence ATGGCATCGACGTCCACTCCGCTCACCCTGCCCGTACTGCCGCTCGACGACGAGGTCGTGCTCCCGGGCATGGTCGTCCCGCTGGACCTCAAGGACACCGAGGTGCGTGCCGCGGTCGAGGCCGCGCGGGCCGCGGCCGCCGGCGCCGGCAAGCCCCAGGTGCTGCTGGTGCCGCGGGTGGACGGCTCGTACGCGGCGGTCGGCACCCTCGCCACCGTCGAGCAGGTCGGGCGGCTGGCCGACGGGGAGCCGGCCGCGCTGGTCCGCGCCGTGCGCCGGGTCCGGATCGGCGTCGGCACCACCGGGCCCGGCGCCGCGCTCTGGGTGGAGACCACACCGTTCCGGGAGTCCTCGGAGGGCACGCCGGTGGCCGGCCGCGCCGCCGAGCTGGTCAGGGAGTACAAGGTGCTCTCCACCCAGTGGCTGCGCAAGCGCGGCGCCTGGCAGATCGTCGACCGGGTGGCCCAGATCGAGGGCGTCGGCGAGCTGGCCGACAACATCGGCTACGCGTCCTTCGTCACCGCGGAGCAGAAGCTCAAGGTGCTGCTGGAGGCCGACCAGGTGGCCCGCCTGGAGTACGCCCTCACCCTGCTGCGCGACCACCTCGCCGAGGAGGAGGTCAACGACACCATCCGCAAGGACGTCGAGGAGGGCGTGGCCAAGCAGCAGAAGGAGTTCCTGCTCCGCCGCCAGCTGGAGGCCGTCCGCAAGGAGCTGGCCGAGCTGAACGGCGACCCGGCCGACGAGGAGGGCGACTACCGCGCCCGGGTCGAGGCCGCCGACCTGCCCGGGAAGGTCCGCGAGGCCGCGCTGAAGGAGGTCGACAAGCTGGAGCGGGCGTCCGACCAGTCGCCCGAAGGCTCCTGGATCCGCACCTGGCTGGACACCGTCCTGGAGCTGCCCTGGAACGAGCGCACCGAGGACGCCTACGACATCGCCGGCGCCCGCGCCGTGCTGGACGCGGACCACTCCGGCCTCGGGGACGTCAAGGACCGGATCGTCGAGTACCTGGCCGTCCGCAAGCGCCGGGCCGACCAGGGGCTCGGCCTGGTCGGCGGCCGCCGCGGCGGTGCGGTGCTGGCCCTGGTCGGCCCGCCCGGCGTCGGCAAGACCTCGCTGGGCGAGTCGGTGGCCAGGGCGATGGGCCGCACCTTCGTCCGGGTGGCGCTCGGCGGCGTCCGGGACGAGGCGGAGATCCGCGGCCACCGGCGCACCTACGTCGGCGCGCTGCCCGGCCGCCTGGTGCGCGCCATCAAGGAGGCCGGTTCGATGAACCCGGTCGTCCTGCTCGACGAGATCGACAAGGTCGGCTCCGACTACCGGGGGGACCCGGCGGCCGCCCTGCTGGAGGTGCTGGACCCGGCGCAGAACCACACCTTCCGGGACCACTACCTGGAGGTCGAGCTGGACCTCTCGGACGTGGTCTTCCTCGCCACCGCCAACGTGCTGGAGGCCATCCCGGAGGCGCTGCTCGACCGGATGGAGCTGGTCCGGCTGGACGGCTACACCGAGGACGAGAAGGTCGTCATCGCCCGGGACCACCTGCTCCCGCGCCAGCTGGAGAAGGCCGGGCTGACGAGCGAGGAGGTCTCCGTCGAGGAGGAGGCGCTGCGCAAGCTCGCCGGGGAGTACACCCGCGAGGCCGGCGTCCGCACCCTCGAACGCTCGATCGCCCGGGTACTGCGCAAGATCGCCGCGCAGGCCGAGCTGGGCGAGCGCGAGCTGCCCGCCGCGATCGGCGCGGGCGAGCTGCGCGCGCTGATCGGCCGGCCGCACCACGTCCCGGAGGCGGCCCAGGAGCCCGCCGAGCGGCGGACCGCCGTACCGGGTGTGGCGACCGGCCTGGCGGTGACGGGCGCCGGCGGTGACGTCCTGTACATCGAGGCCTCGCTGGCGGACGCCGAGACGGGCGGCACCGGGCTCACCCTCACCGGGCAGCTGGGCGACGTGATGAAGGAGTCCGCGCACATCGCGCTCTCCTACCTGCGCTCGCGCGGCGCCGAGCTGGAGCTGCCGGTCACCTCGCTGCGCGACCGCGGCGTGCACCTGCACGTCCCCGCCGGGGCCGTCCCCAAGGACGGGCCGAGCGCCGGCATCACCATGACCACCGCCCTGGCGTCACTCCTCTCCGGCCGCCGGGTGCGCACGGACGTGGCGATGACGGGTGAGGTGTCGCTGACCGGGCGGGTGCTGCCGATCGGCGGGGTGAAGCAGAAGCTGCTCGCCGCCGACCGGGCCGGGGTCAGCACGGTGATCATCCCCAAGCGCAACGAGGCCGACCTGGACGACGTCCCGGCCGAGGTGCTGGAGCGGCTCACCGTCCACCCGGTGGCGGACGTGCGGGAGGTGCTGGAGCTGGCCCTGGAGCCGGCCGAGGTGCTGGTCGCCGCCTGA
- a CDS encoding sensor histidine kinase, giving the protein MTFPQQRNGDADGARPTLAARAAHRVWADIRPLDPVRSIKGKLALLVIVSVFLATGMVVVAIRSETQIRIIMVFSMIASLLFMQFLAHGLTAPLRDMTAAARAMASGDYSRRVEVSSRDEIGELAATFNHMAADLEAADRHRRELVANVSHELRTPIAALRAVLENVVDGVVQPNPATLGAALEQTERLGRLVTHLLDLSKIDDGVVDLDARPFEVREFLDGVLRGVTVDGATAGGAFSRRGDVRLALEVSPAGLTGVADTERLHQVVANLVDNACKHSPPGGTVTVRARPGGEPGALLLEVEDEGPGIPAADRTRVFERFSRSGTATAQGPGSDGGTGLGLAIARWAVDLHGGRIEVAEASPGCRIEVRLPGPR; this is encoded by the coding sequence ATGACCTTTCCACAGCAACGCAACGGCGACGCCGACGGCGCCCGGCCCACGCTGGCCGCCCGCGCCGCCCACCGGGTGTGGGCCGACATCCGGCCGCTCGACCCGGTCCGCTCGATCAAGGGCAAGCTCGCCCTCCTGGTGATCGTCTCGGTCTTCCTCGCCACCGGCATGGTCGTGGTGGCGATCCGCTCCGAGACGCAGATCCGGATCATCATGGTCTTCTCCATGATCGCTTCACTGCTCTTCATGCAGTTCCTCGCGCACGGGCTGACCGCCCCGCTGCGCGACATGACCGCCGCCGCCCGCGCGATGGCCTCCGGCGACTACAGCCGCCGGGTCGAGGTGAGCTCCCGGGACGAGATCGGCGAGCTGGCGGCCACCTTCAACCACATGGCGGCCGACCTGGAGGCCGCCGACCGGCACCGCCGGGAGCTGGTCGCCAACGTCTCCCACGAGCTGCGCACGCCCATCGCCGCGCTGCGCGCCGTGCTGGAGAACGTGGTGGACGGCGTGGTCCAGCCCAATCCCGCGACCCTGGGCGCCGCCCTGGAGCAGACCGAACGGCTCGGCCGGCTGGTCACCCACCTGCTCGACCTGTCCAAGATCGACGACGGCGTGGTGGACCTGGACGCGCGCCCCTTCGAGGTGCGCGAGTTCCTGGACGGCGTGCTGCGCGGGGTCACCGTGGACGGCGCGACGGCCGGCGGGGCCTTCTCCCGGCGCGGGGACGTCCGGCTGGCCCTGGAGGTCAGCCCGGCCGGCCTGACCGGCGTGGCGGACACCGAGCGGCTCCACCAGGTGGTCGCCAACCTGGTCGACAACGCCTGCAAGCACTCGCCGCCCGGCGGCACCGTGACGGTCCGGGCCCGGCCCGGCGGCGAGCCCGGCGCGCTGCTGCTGGAGGTCGAGGACGAGGGGCCGGGCATCCCGGCGGCCGACCGCACCCGGGTCTTCGAGCGGTTCAGCCGCAGCGGCACCGCCACCGCCCAGGGTCCCGGCTCCGACGGCGGCACCGGTCTGGGGCTGGCCATCGCCCGCTGGGCGGTGGACCTGCACGGCGGGCGGATCGAGGTGGCGGAGGCCTCCCCCGGCTGCCGGATCGAGGTCCGGCTGCCCGGCCCGCGGTAG
- a CDS encoding ABC transporter permease — protein sequence MTTPGQGPRPGLVAELKGAVTPRAALLVIAVLLLQLGFITSYVGALHSPTPHELSIAVVAPPQVSPKLVEALEGVPDNAVRASTAPDAETATARIKDQKLYAALVVDPAGTEDTLLVANARGPAAARAAQTIVTAVDQTQGRTVRTVDTIPLAKGDTNGLSSFYLVIGWCVGGYLVASILGVSAGAKPANAYRAAIRLAALALYSIAAGIGGAVIVGPALNALPGSSWGLAALGALVVFTVGAFTMALQCLFDIIGIGVAVLIFVVLGNPSAGGVFPPPMVPPFWRAIGAWIPNGAGTDAARSIAYFGATNLTMPLLVLLVWALVGVAVTFAAVLRRPRGGRELPAG from the coding sequence ATGACCACCCCAGGGCAGGGACCGAGGCCAGGACTCGTCGCCGAACTGAAGGGGGCGGTCACCCCGCGCGCGGCGCTGCTGGTGATCGCCGTCCTCCTCCTCCAGCTCGGCTTCATCACCTCGTACGTCGGGGCGCTGCACAGCCCCACCCCGCACGAGCTCTCGATCGCGGTGGTCGCGCCGCCGCAGGTCTCCCCCAAGCTGGTCGAGGCGCTGGAGGGGGTGCCCGACAACGCGGTACGGGCCTCCACCGCGCCCGACGCGGAGACCGCCACCGCCCGGATCAAGGACCAGAAGCTCTACGCCGCGCTGGTGGTGGACCCGGCCGGCACCGAGGACACCCTGCTGGTCGCCAACGCCCGCGGCCCGGCCGCCGCCCGGGCCGCCCAGACCATCGTCACCGCGGTGGACCAGACCCAGGGCCGGACGGTGCGCACCGTCGACACCATCCCGCTGGCCAAGGGCGACACCAACGGCCTGTCCTCCTTCTACCTGGTGATCGGCTGGTGCGTCGGCGGCTACCTGGTCGCCTCGATCCTCGGCGTCAGCGCCGGGGCGAAACCCGCCAACGCCTACCGGGCGGCCATCCGGCTCGCCGCCCTCGCGCTGTACTCGATCGCGGCCGGCATCGGCGGGGCGGTGATCGTCGGACCTGCGCTGAACGCCCTGCCCGGCTCGTCCTGGGGGCTCGCCGCGCTGGGCGCCCTGGTGGTGTTCACGGTCGGCGCGTTCACCATGGCGCTGCAGTGCCTCTTCGACATCATCGGGATCGGCGTCGCGGTACTGATCTTCGTGGTGCTCGGCAACCCCAGCGCGGGAGGGGTCTTCCCGCCACCGATGGTGCCCCCGTTCTGGCGGGCCATCGGCGCCTGGATCCCGAACGGCGCCGGCACCGACGCGGCCCGCTCGATCGCCTACTTCGGCGCGACCAACCTCACCATGCCGCTGCTCGTGCTGCTGGTCTGGGCACTGGTCGGCGTCGCCGTCACCTTCGCCGCCGTGCTGCGCCGGCCGCGCGGGGGCCGCGAGCTGCCCGCCGGGTAG
- a CDS encoding ROK family transcriptional regulator, with protein MRETDGRRAGPASQQGMRRANLALVLGVIARAPRSRAEVAAESGLTRAAVSSLAEELIAARLVVEEGPAAPSGKVGRPGTALGLNPEGPAGLGAEIGVEHLGACVVDLRGEVRAWHRQEIRNRDRRPAAVMADLAELLRRAVVDAGLRPAGLMLAVPGLVGDGDGVLQRAANLGWQDVPLAAELRPALRAAGAQGLAELPVEAENEANLGGLAELWLGGAPDHFLHVSAEAGVGSAIVVGGRLMRGAHGYAGELGHVPVHPDGPRCACGAHGCLEQYAGEAAVLRAAGLEGIRGDWVALLAERAGAGDEEVRGALDGAGSALGIASAGAVNLLDPAEVVLGGGYARLAPWLLPGMRAELAARVTVRPWTEERLAVSRLGRRGPLLGAAVGVVRAIVADPGRLDG; from the coding sequence ATGCGCGAGACGGACGGCCGCCGGGCCGGGCCGGCCAGCCAGCAGGGCATGCGGCGGGCCAATCTGGCGCTGGTGCTCGGCGTGATCGCGCGGGCCCCGCGCTCGCGCGCGGAGGTCGCCGCGGAGAGCGGGCTGACGAGGGCGGCGGTGTCCTCGCTCGCCGAGGAGCTGATCGCGGCCCGGCTGGTGGTCGAGGAGGGTCCGGCGGCGCCCAGCGGCAAGGTCGGCCGGCCCGGGACGGCCCTGGGGCTCAACCCCGAGGGACCGGCGGGTCTGGGCGCCGAGATCGGGGTCGAGCACCTCGGCGCCTGCGTGGTCGACCTGCGCGGCGAGGTCCGCGCCTGGCACCGTCAGGAGATCCGCAACCGGGACCGGCGGCCCGCCGCCGTGATGGCCGACCTGGCCGAACTGCTGCGCCGGGCGGTCGTCGACGCGGGGCTGCGCCCGGCCGGGCTGATGCTCGCGGTGCCCGGCCTGGTCGGCGACGGCGACGGGGTGCTCCAGCGCGCCGCCAACCTGGGCTGGCAGGACGTGCCGCTGGCCGCCGAGCTGCGGCCGGCGCTGCGCGCGGCCGGCGCGCAGGGCCTGGCCGAGCTGCCGGTCGAGGCCGAGAACGAGGCCAACCTGGGCGGGCTCGCCGAGCTCTGGCTGGGCGGCGCCCCGGATCACTTCCTGCACGTCTCGGCCGAGGCCGGGGTCGGCTCGGCGATCGTGGTCGGCGGCCGGCTGATGCGTGGGGCGCACGGCTACGCCGGAGAGCTGGGGCACGTGCCGGTCCACCCGGACGGACCGCGCTGCGCCTGCGGGGCGCACGGCTGCCTGGAGCAGTACGCGGGGGAGGCGGCGGTGCTGCGGGCGGCGGGGCTGGAGGGGATCCGGGGCGACTGGGTCGCCCTGCTCGCCGAGCGGGCCGGGGCCGGGGACGAGGAGGTCCGCGGGGCGCTGGACGGGGCCGGGTCGGCCCTGGGGATCGCCTCGGCCGGGGCGGTCAACCTGCTCGACCCGGCCGAGGTGGTGCTGGGCGGCGGCTACGCCCGGCTGGCGCCCTGGCTGCTGCCGGGGATGCGGGCCGAGCTGGCGGCCCGGGTGACCGTCCGCCCCTGGACGGAGGAGCGGCTGGCGGTTTCCCGGCTGGGCCGGCGCGGGCCGCTGCTGGGGGCGGCGGTCGGCGTGGTCCGGGCGATCGTCGCGGACCCGGGCCGGCTCGACGGGTAG
- a CDS encoding response regulator transcription factor translates to MTEIQQDNQNSGGTVSSQRRVLVVEDEPTIAESIAARLGAEGFKVAVAHDGPGAVDGFHTWQPDLVVLDIMLPGFDGLEVCRRIQAQRPVPVLMLTARDDETDLLVGLGVGADDYMTKPFSMRELAARVNVLLRRVERAQQAARTPALGSLRFGELEIDHVQRRVRLASGDVHLTPTEFDLLACLAAQPRAVLTREQLLAEVWDWTDASGTRTVDSHVKALRRKIGASWIRTVHGVGYALEAPLS, encoded by the coding sequence GTGACAGAAATTCAGCAGGACAACCAGAACAGCGGCGGCACGGTGAGCAGCCAGCGCAGAGTGCTGGTGGTGGAGGACGAGCCCACGATCGCCGAGTCGATCGCGGCCCGGCTGGGCGCGGAGGGCTTCAAGGTCGCCGTGGCCCACGACGGCCCGGGCGCGGTCGACGGGTTCCACACCTGGCAGCCCGACCTGGTCGTGCTCGACATCATGCTGCCCGGCTTCGACGGCCTTGAGGTGTGCCGCCGGATCCAGGCCCAACGCCCGGTACCGGTCCTGATGCTGACCGCGCGTGACGACGAGACGGACCTCCTGGTCGGCCTCGGCGTGGGCGCCGACGACTACATGACCAAGCCGTTCTCGATGCGGGAGCTGGCGGCCCGGGTCAACGTCCTGCTGCGCCGCGTCGAGCGTGCCCAGCAGGCGGCCCGTACACCGGCGCTCGGCTCGCTGCGCTTCGGCGAGTTGGAGATCGACCACGTGCAGCGCCGGGTCCGGCTGGCCTCGGGCGACGTCCACCTGACGCCGACCGAGTTCGACCTGCTCGCCTGCCTGGCCGCACAGCCGCGGGCGGTACTCACCCGCGAGCAACTGCTGGCCGAGGTCTGGGACTGGACGGACGCGTCCGGCACCCGCACCGTGGACAGCCACGTCAAGGCGCTGCGCCGGAAGATCGGCGCCAGCTGGATCCGCACCGTCCACGGGGTCGGCTACGCGCTGGAGGCCCCGCTCTCCTAG
- a CDS encoding GtrA family protein has protein sequence MPSPTQRALAKVPAGLRPFLVRHRRLVKVLLVGGTCFVLTTVINFSLKFTLLEHKPVVALTIATVVATTVSYVLNRRWSFRARGHRREVLLFLLVSVVAIGVNDLPLIVSRYVLDLREPQVTPFTQEVADFLSGMVLGTFVAMLFRFWAMQRWVFTRFPEPVAPRVEQPQRIP, from the coding sequence ATGCCGTCCCCCACTCAGCGCGCCCTGGCCAAGGTGCCGGCGGGGCTGCGCCCGTTCCTGGTCAGGCACCGCAGGCTGGTGAAGGTCCTGCTGGTCGGGGGGACGTGCTTCGTTCTGACAACAGTGATCAACTTCTCACTGAAATTCACCCTTTTGGAGCACAAACCGGTGGTGGCGCTCACCATCGCGACCGTGGTGGCCACCACCGTCTCCTACGTGCTCAACCGCCGGTGGTCCTTCCGGGCCCGCGGCCACCGGCGTGAGGTGCTGCTGTTCCTGCTCGTCAGCGTGGTGGCGATCGGCGTCAACGACCTCCCGCTGATCGTCTCGCGCTACGTCCTGGACCTGCGCGAGCCGCAGGTGACGCCCTTCACCCAGGAGGTGGCCGACTTCCTGAGCGGCATGGTCCTCGGCACCTTCGTCGCGATGCTCTTCCGCTTCTGGGCGATGCAGCGCTGGGTCTTCACGCGCTTCCCCGAGCCCGTCGCCCCCCGCGTGGAGCAGCCGCAGCGGATCCCGTAG
- a CDS encoding MarR family winged helix-turn-helix transcriptional regulator, which translates to MSAANDEEPLLAVEREVALMFRRGRARVAELSRRVHPSLEGAAYSMLGYIEQAGRVRVTDVGVHFAVGKATVSRQIRALEELGLVTREADPLDRRSALVSLTDDGRRRYLGARDARIERVRELMANWSEEDVIRFAGLLHRFNDVVGEAVGT; encoded by the coding sequence GTGAGTGCGGCGAATGACGAGGAACCCCTGCTGGCGGTGGAGCGCGAGGTCGCGCTGATGTTCCGCCGGGGCCGGGCCCGGGTGGCGGAACTCTCCCGCCGGGTGCACCCCAGCCTGGAGGGGGCGGCGTACAGCATGCTCGGCTACATCGAGCAGGCCGGGCGGGTGCGGGTGACCGACGTCGGCGTGCACTTCGCGGTGGGCAAGGCCACGGTGAGCCGGCAGATCCGGGCGCTGGAGGAGCTGGGCCTGGTGACCCGGGAGGCGGATCCGCTGGACCGCCGGTCCGCGCTGGTCTCGCTCACCGACGACGGCCGGCGGCGCTACCTGGGCGCGCGGGACGCCCGGATCGAGCGGGTGCGCGAGCTGATGGCCAACTGGTCCGAGGAGGACGTGATCCGCTTCGCCGGGCTGCTGCACCGCTTCAACGACGTGGTCGGGGAGGCCGTCGGGACCTGA
- a CDS encoding MDR family MFS transporter, giving the protein MTVTTRAATGAATADDDTPMTHRQVLEALSGLLLGLFVAVLSSTVVSNALPRILTDLHGGQSAYTWVITATLLTLTASTPIWGKLSDLASKKLLLQIALVIYIASSALAGLAQNTGELIACRALQGIGAGGVTALAQICLAAMVPPRERGRYSGYFGAVFALATIGGPLIGGVIVDTSWLGWRWCFYVGIPFALAAIAVLQRTLKLPVVKRKVKIDYLGALVITGAVSLLMIWITLAGKNYAWLSWQTAAMVGGGLVLGGLAVAIEKRAAEPIIPPSLFRHRTVTLAAVASVLVGIGMYGATTFLSQYFQLAREKSPTIAGLMTLPMILGLAVASTVAGKLITKYGRWKAYLVAGTLMLAVGFALLGTARADTDYVLLAVYMAITGIGLGLTMQNLVLAVQNTVPRHELGAASSVVTFFRTMGGAMGVSALGALMNNRVGHYLTENLAAAHVPATGAAAGGGIPDLHKLPAPLVPLVTDAFGHGVGVVFLVAAPFALLAFVTVLFIRETVLRTGHQG; this is encoded by the coding sequence ATGACCGTCACCACCCGAGCCGCGACCGGAGCCGCCACCGCCGACGACGACACACCCATGACCCACCGGCAGGTGCTGGAGGCCCTGTCCGGCCTGCTGCTCGGCCTCTTCGTGGCCGTGCTGTCGTCGACCGTCGTCTCCAACGCCCTGCCGCGCATCCTCACCGACCTGCACGGCGGCCAGTCCGCCTACACCTGGGTGATCACCGCCACCCTGCTCACCCTCACCGCCTCCACTCCGATCTGGGGCAAGCTGTCCGACCTGGCCAGCAAGAAGCTGCTCCTGCAGATCGCCCTGGTGATCTACATCGCCTCGTCCGCGCTGGCCGGCCTCGCCCAGAACACCGGCGAGCTGATCGCCTGCCGCGCGCTGCAGGGCATCGGCGCCGGCGGTGTCACCGCGCTCGCCCAGATCTGCCTGGCGGCGATGGTCCCGCCGCGCGAGCGCGGCCGGTACAGCGGCTACTTCGGCGCGGTCTTCGCCCTCGCCACCATCGGCGGCCCGCTGATCGGCGGCGTCATCGTGGACACCTCCTGGCTCGGCTGGCGCTGGTGCTTCTACGTCGGGATCCCCTTCGCGCTGGCCGCGATCGCGGTGCTGCAGCGCACCCTGAAGCTGCCGGTGGTCAAGCGCAAGGTGAAGATCGACTACCTGGGCGCCCTGGTCATCACCGGTGCCGTCAGCCTGCTGATGATCTGGATCACGCTGGCCGGCAAGAACTACGCCTGGCTCTCCTGGCAGACCGCGGCCATGGTCGGCGGCGGCCTGGTGCTGGGCGGGCTCGCCGTGGCGATCGAGAAGCGCGCGGCCGAGCCGATCATCCCGCCGAGCCTCTTCCGCCACCGCACCGTCACCCTGGCGGCGGTCGCCAGCGTGCTGGTCGGCATCGGGATGTACGGCGCGACCACCTTCCTCAGCCAGTACTTCCAGCTGGCCAGGGAGAAGTCCCCGACCATCGCCGGCCTGATGACGCTGCCGATGATCCTCGGCCTGGCCGTCGCCTCCACCGTGGCGGGCAAGCTGATCACCAAGTACGGCCGCTGGAAGGCCTACCTGGTCGCCGGCACCCTGATGCTGGCCGTCGGCTTCGCCCTGCTCGGCACCGCCCGGGCCGACACCGACTACGTGCTGCTCGCCGTCTACATGGCGATCACCGGCATCGGCCTCGGCCTGACCATGCAGAACCTCGTGCTCGCGGTGCAGAACACGGTGCCCCGGCACGAGCTCGGCGCGGCCAGCTCGGTGGTCACCTTCTTCCGCACCATGGGCGGCGCGATGGGCGTCTCCGCCCTCGGGGCCCTGATGAACAACCGGGTCGGCCACTACCTGACGGAGAACCTGGCGGCCGCGCACGTCCCGGCCACCGGCGCCGCGGCCGGCGGCGGCATCCCGGACCTGCACAAGCTGCCCGCCCCGCTCGTCCCGCTGGTGACGGACGCCTTCGGGCACGGGGTCGGCGTGGTCTTCCTGGTCGCGGCGCCGTTCGCGCTGCTGGCCTTCGTGACGGTGCTGTTCATCCGCGAGACCGTGCTGCGCACCGGCCACCAGGGCTGA
- a CDS encoding rhomboid-like protein, producing MSGPRPGPPYGMLRFGLRTGLAAWVLARVPTPRRNPFALGYLAVVVATTTFAGLADPGLVLRLQEASSSDGHNLVHHPLRALLFSGFWVAGTIWMPYLWAFAFTVAPLERRVGAVRAAAVFGIGHVTATVLSQSVVITAVATGRMEPRALDCLDIGVSYGVLVSLGALAGLLPPRGRLLALGGAAVLVAEQIAGDRDLVTGVGHPVALLTGVALWRWLRNGPGPRWRRPEAAAVGATGPAQAQGATALLDRA from the coding sequence GTGAGCGGGCCGCGTCCGGGGCCGCCGTACGGGATGCTCCGGTTCGGCCTGCGGACCGGCCTGGCCGCCTGGGTGCTCGCCCGGGTGCCGACGCCCCGGCGCAACCCCTTCGCGCTCGGCTACCTCGCCGTGGTCGTGGCCACCACCACCTTCGCCGGGCTGGCCGACCCGGGCCTCGTGCTCCGGCTGCAGGAGGCCTCCAGCTCGGACGGGCACAACCTGGTCCACCACCCGCTGCGCGCCCTGCTGTTCAGCGGCTTCTGGGTGGCCGGGACGATCTGGATGCCCTACCTCTGGGCCTTCGCCTTCACCGTCGCGCCGCTGGAGCGCCGGGTGGGCGCCGTCCGGGCCGCGGCGGTCTTCGGGATCGGGCACGTCACGGCGACGGTGCTCTCCCAGTCGGTGGTGATCACCGCCGTGGCGACCGGCCGGATGGAGCCCCGCGCGCTGGACTGCCTGGACATCGGGGTCAGCTACGGCGTGCTGGTCAGTCTCGGTGCGCTGGCCGGGCTGCTGCCGCCGCGCGGGCGGCTGCTCGCGCTCGGCGGCGCCGCCGTCCTGGTCGCCGAGCAGATCGCCGGCGACCGGGACCTGGTGACCGGGGTCGGCCACCCGGTGGCGCTGCTGACCGGGGTCGCGCTCTGGCGCTGGCTGCGGAACGGGCCCGGCCCCCGGTGGCGGCGCCCGGAGGCGGCGGCCGTCGGCGCCACGGGCCCGGCGCAGGCCCAGGGGGCGACCGCCCTGCTGGACCGCGCGTGA